The following proteins are encoded in a genomic region of Pectinophora gossypiella chromosome 6, ilPecGoss1.1, whole genome shotgun sequence:
- the LOC126367375 gene encoding CD63 antigen-like, whose translation MWQKIFTTVKYTLVFINFLFLITGIIILAVGSSVQRAYNVYHEFLSERFFSLPAFCIATGIIIFLIALAGFYGAFMESYQMNMAFAGAMILVFVFQLSACIAGYALKGNTVVLIHDQLRSTMELYGVNKSLEVTTMWDKVQRDFDCCGVDNASDWLVPLGTTATTGVPMSCCRQVPGTVNTATCNTTVAVNLGCGPAFGAWARSHAGSIGAAGVFVVLVQALAVGGAVWIAKKSREDTYIP comes from the exons ATGTGGCAAAAGATATTTACCACCGTGAAATACACTTTAgtgtttataaattttctgttcTTG ATCACTGGGATTATTATTCTGGCGGTCGGCAGTTCCGTGCAGCGGGCGTATAATGTCTACCATGAGTTCTTGTCTGAGAGATTCTTCTCCTTGCCTGCCTTCTGCATCGCGACTGGCATCATCATCTTCCTCATCGCCCTGGCAGGTTTCTACGGAGCCTTCATGGAGAGCTACCAGATGAATATGGCG tTCGCCGGAGCAATGATCTTAGTCTTCGTATTCCAACTGTCAGCTTGCATAGCAGGGTACGCGCTGAAGGGCAACACCGTGGTCCTCATCCACGACCAGCTGCGGAGCACCATGGAGCTGTACGGGGTCAACAAGAGCCTGGAAGTCACCACCATGTGGGACAAAGTGCAGAGAGAC TTCGACTGCTGCGGCGTGGACAACGCGAGCGACTGGCTGGTTCCCCTGGGCACTACTGCCACCACGGGGGTGCCGATGTCCTGCTGCAGGCAGGTGCCGGGCACAGTGAACACTGCCACGTGCAACACCACGGTTGCCGTCAACCTCGGGTGCGGGCCCGCGTTCGGCGCTTGGGCCAGGAGTCATGCTGGGTCGATAGGTGCGGCTGGGGTGTTTGTGGTTCTTGTACAG gcTTTAGCAGTAGGTGGGGCGGTTTGGATAGCAAAGAAGTCACGAGAAGACACCTATATTCCGTAA